Proteins from one Aureimonas sp. SA4125 genomic window:
- a CDS encoding IS5 family transposase: MARRPIGQEALRLRDAGAKRSLGALDDIAGLINWSKIDQDLSPIYRSATGEKAWPPLVMLKALLLSVWYDLSDVKLAEALDDRASFRRFCGFAASEPTPERTAFVRFRRELVRHSLDTILFEAVTRQLDEKNVMVKTGTLVDATIIASASITKDGEARWVGHRRKAAVHGYKAHVATDADGGIVRCIEMTPANVNDGRMLGAVLPPEPGNVHADLAYASVRNETLIRDAGGSSRLPGRSVWGGPEALAKLEGWNREVGHVRRRIEKVFGTWKRSYGLRRMRWIGLAKAGLQVRLTAIAFNLTRTRNILRERVA; encoded by the coding sequence ATGGCGCGGCGTCCCATTGGTCAGGAAGCTCTTCGACTTCGAGACGCGGGGGCAAAGCGGAGCCTTGGTGCCCTGGACGACATCGCCGGGTTGATCAACTGGTCCAAGATCGACCAGGATCTGTCACCGATTTACCGTTCCGCGACGGGTGAGAAGGCCTGGCCGCCACTGGTGATGCTGAAGGCACTCCTGTTATCGGTCTGGTACGACCTGTCGGATGTGAAGCTGGCCGAGGCCCTCGACGACCGGGCCTCGTTCCGCCGGTTCTGCGGCTTTGCCGCGAGCGAGCCGACCCCGGAGCGCACCGCCTTTGTCCGGTTCCGCAGGGAGCTCGTGAGGCATAGCCTCGACACAATCCTCTTCGAAGCGGTGACGCGCCAGCTCGACGAGAAGAACGTCATGGTGAAGACCGGCACGCTGGTGGATGCGACCATCATCGCCTCCGCCAGCATCACCAAGGACGGGGAAGCCCGCTGGGTCGGCCATCGCCGCAAGGCGGCCGTGCACGGCTACAAGGCGCATGTGGCGACCGACGCCGATGGTGGAATTGTCCGGTGTATCGAGATGACGCCGGCCAACGTCAACGACGGGCGCATGCTCGGTGCCGTACTGCCGCCCGAGCCCGGCAACGTCCACGCCGATCTGGCCTATGCAAGCGTGCGCAACGAGACCTTGATCAGGGATGCTGGCGGCTCCTCTCGTTTACCCGGTCGATCGGTTTGGGGCGGACCCGAGGCTCTCGCAAAACTCGAAGGCTGGAACCGCGAGGTCGGGCATGTCCGCCGCCGGATCGAGAAGGTCTTCGGTACCTGGAAGCGCAGCTACGGTCTGCGGCGCATGCGCTGGATCGGCCTCGCCAAGGCCGGACTTCAGGTACGGCTGACGGCAATCGCCTTCAATCTCACGCGAACGCGAAACATCCTGCGCGAGCGAGTGGCATGA
- a CDS encoding IS630 family transposase (programmed frameshift), with product MVRPIPLRVDFDGLGLRRLARETKDANQARRLLALATIYDGGSRSQAAEVGSVTVQIVRDWVVRFNERGPVGLVNVKAPGSSSKLNDKQRHALAKIVESGPIPAIHGVVRWRRKDLAQWIYEEFAISLDETTVGRELKALGFAKLSARPRHYAQNEFEVDAFKKNFPAELAAIQAKLPKGTEIELWWADETRIGQKNKITRRWARRGTRPSAPQDQRTMWAYIFGAVCPQKGKGAGLVLPYCDTGAMNQHLAEISRAVDPGSHAVLILDRAGWHMTPKLVVPENITLLFLPPRAPELNPVENVWQFMRDNWLSNRIFIDYDDIVTHCCEAWNKLVDQPWKIISIGMRDWAHRF from the exons ATGGTGAGACCCATTCCGCTGCGCGTTGATTTTGACGGTCTTGGCCTGCGTCGTCTGGCGCGGGAGACCAAGGACGCCAACCAGGCGCGCCGTCTTCTGGCGCTTGCGACGATCTACGATGGAGGCTCTCGTTCCCAGGCGGCCGAAGTGGGCAGCGTCACTGTGCAGATCGTGCGTGACTGGGTCGTACGGTTCAACGAACGAGGTCCTGTGGGTCTCGTCAACGTCAAGGCGCCGGGCAGTTCCTCCAAGCTGAATGACAAGCAGCGCCATGCCTTGGCGAAGATTGTGGAGAGCGGCCCGATCCCGGCGATCCACGGCGTCGTGCGCTGGCGGCGCAAGGATCTGGCGCAGTGGATCTATGAGGAATTCGCCATCTCGTTGGACGAGACCACGGTCGGGCGCGAACTGAAGGCGCTTGGCTTTGCCAAGCTCTCGGCGCGTCCGCGCCACTATGCGCAGAACGAGTTCGAGGTGGATGCTTTCAAAAAAA ACTTCCCCGCCGAACTGGCAGCCATCCAGGCCAAGCTCCCGAAGGGTACCGAGATCGAGCTCTGGTGGGCTGATGAAACCCGCATAGGGCAAAAGAACAAGATCACCCGCCGTTGGGCCCGGCGCGGCACGAGACCGTCCGCGCCGCAGGACCAACGCACCATGTGGGCCTATATCTTCGGCGCCGTCTGCCCGCAGAAGGGCAAGGGTGCCGGCCTCGTCCTGCCCTACTGCGACACCGGCGCGATGAACCAGCACCTGGCGGAGATCTCACGCGCCGTCGATCCTGGCTCCCATGCCGTGCTGATCCTCGATCGCGCCGGCTGGCACATGACGCCCAAGCTCGTCGTGCCCGAAAACATCACGCTGCTCTTCCTACCGCCTCGCGCCCCTGAGTTGAACCCGGTCGAGAACGTCTGGCAGTTCATGCGCGACAACTGGCTCTCAAACCGCATCTTCATCGACTACGACGACATCGTCACACACTGCTGCGAGGCCTGGAACAAGCTCGTCGACCAACCCTGGAAAATCATCTCCATCGGCATGCGTGACTGGGCACACAGGTTCTGA
- a CDS encoding magnesium transporter CorA family protein: MLEIYRSDPSGHMRAERIDGDAVPPDAIWLDLINPSKAEERLVERLCAIEVPTREEMREIEVSSRLYSEDDADFMTASVVFGLDTGSPAFAPVTFILAGKRLVTLRYTEPKSFVIYSAKLCKDASEGTFRASLAEATEMEGEATSATAAPNGKAPKVPTADAILIGLLETVIDRVADMMEAIAADLDRIASDIFSASGNKRPTANADFKSLLRRIGAAGDLISRTRESLATLDRMMPYLQFVLDRRKSPKDAKSRVKAMSRDITSLNDFVAFLSNKTTFLLDTTVGMISIEQNAIIKIFSVAAVGFMPPTLVASIYGMNFKFMPELDWQLGYPMAIGLMAISAVLPLIFFRYKRWL; this comes from the coding sequence ATGCTCGAAATCTACCGCTCGGACCCGTCCGGCCATATGCGCGCCGAGAGGATCGATGGCGACGCCGTCCCGCCGGACGCGATCTGGCTCGACCTCATCAATCCGAGCAAGGCCGAGGAGCGGCTGGTCGAGCGTCTCTGCGCCATCGAGGTGCCGACGCGCGAGGAGATGCGCGAGATCGAGGTTTCGAGCCGGCTCTATTCCGAGGACGATGCCGACTTCATGACGGCCTCCGTGGTCTTCGGCCTCGACACCGGATCGCCCGCCTTCGCGCCCGTGACGTTCATCCTGGCGGGCAAGCGCCTCGTCACCCTACGCTACACCGAGCCGAAATCCTTCGTCATCTATTCGGCCAAGCTCTGCAAGGATGCCAGCGAGGGGACGTTTCGCGCCAGTCTGGCTGAGGCCACGGAGATGGAGGGCGAAGCGACGTCCGCCACGGCCGCGCCCAACGGCAAGGCACCGAAAGTGCCGACCGCCGACGCCATCCTGATCGGCCTCCTGGAAACGGTGATCGACCGGGTCGCCGACATGATGGAAGCCATTGCCGCCGATCTCGACCGCATCGCCTCCGACATCTTCTCGGCCTCCGGCAACAAGCGCCCGACCGCCAATGCCGACTTCAAGTCCCTGCTGCGGCGCATCGGTGCCGCCGGCGACCTGATCTCGCGCACCCGGGAGAGTCTCGCCACCCTCGACCGGATGATGCCCTATCTGCAGTTCGTGCTCGACCGCCGCAAATCCCCGAAGGACGCCAAGTCCCGGGTCAAGGCGATGTCGCGCGACATCACCTCGCTGAACGACTTCGTCGCCTTCCTGTCGAACAAGACGACCTTCCTGCTCGACACCACGGTCGGCATGATCTCGATCGAACAGAACGCCATCATCAAGATCTTCTCGGTCGCGGCCGTCGGCTTCATGCCGCCGACGCTGGTCGCCTCGATCTACGGCATGAACTTCAAGTTCATGCCGGAACTCGACTGGCAGCTCGGCTACCCCATGGCCATCGGCCTGATGGCGATCTCGGCCGTGCTGCCGCTGATCTTCTTCCGCTACAAGCGCTGGCTGTAG
- the pqqE gene encoding pyrroloquinoline quinone biosynthesis protein PqqE produces MNEIVFPTPQTDAPARLAPPPPIGLLAELTHRCPLRCTYCSNPLELDARSSELDTETWKRVFTEAAELGVIHIHLSGGEPTARRDIVELTRHAAEVGLYTNLITSGIGVSPAMLDDLHAAGLDHIQLSLQGADAAVTELVGGYKGGFERKEAFAAEVVRRGFPLTLNAVIHRTNIHQVPQMIDKAVAFGAKRLEIAHTQYYGWALKNRAQLMPAREDVDRTITEVEEARLRLKGVLVIDAVFPDYYARYPKTCNGGWGQRTLSVTPAGLALPCHAAQTIKHLDFWSVRDHSIADIWAASPAFEAYRGTDWMPEPCRSCERKHVDFGGCRCQALALTGDARNTDPACIKSPFHAELGDIAVTESAMASPGPATYRGFSRG; encoded by the coding sequence ATGAACGAGATCGTCTTTCCCACGCCGCAGACGGATGCTCCCGCTCGCCTCGCACCCCCGCCGCCGATCGGGCTCCTTGCCGAACTGACGCATCGTTGCCCGCTGCGCTGTACATATTGCTCCAATCCGCTGGAACTCGACGCCCGCTCGAGCGAACTCGACACCGAGACGTGGAAGCGCGTCTTCACCGAGGCGGCCGAGCTCGGCGTCATCCACATCCACCTGTCCGGCGGCGAGCCGACGGCGCGGCGCGACATCGTCGAGCTGACGCGCCATGCCGCCGAGGTCGGGCTCTACACCAACCTCATCACCTCCGGCATCGGCGTCAGCCCGGCCATGCTCGACGACCTGCATGCCGCCGGACTCGACCACATTCAGCTGTCGCTGCAGGGGGCGGATGCCGCCGTGACCGAGCTGGTCGGCGGCTACAAGGGCGGCTTCGAGCGCAAGGAGGCCTTTGCCGCCGAAGTCGTCAGACGCGGCTTCCCGCTCACGCTGAACGCCGTCATCCACCGCACGAACATCCATCAGGTGCCCCAGATGATCGACAAGGCCGTCGCCTTCGGGGCAAAGCGGCTGGAGATCGCGCACACCCAGTATTACGGCTGGGCGCTGAAGAATCGGGCGCAACTGATGCCGGCGCGCGAGGATGTCGACCGCACCATCACCGAGGTCGAGGAGGCGCGCCTCCGGCTGAAAGGCGTTCTCGTCATCGACGCGGTCTTTCCCGACTACTACGCGCGCTATCCCAAGACCTGCAATGGCGGCTGGGGGCAGCGGACGCTCTCGGTCACCCCGGCGGGGCTGGCACTGCCCTGCCACGCTGCGCAGACGATCAAGCATCTCGACTTCTGGTCGGTCCGCGATCATTCCATCGCCGATATCTGGGCGGCATCGCCCGCCTTCGAGGCCTATCGCGGCACCGACTGGATGCCCGAGCCCTGCCGCTCCTGCGAGCGCAAGCATGTCGACTTCGGCGGCTGCCGCTGCCAGGCGCTGGCGCTGACGGGCGACGCCCGCAACACCGACCCGGCCTGCATCAAGTCGCCCTTCCACGCCGAACTCGGCGACATCGCCGTCACCGAATCGGCCATGGCCTCGCCGGGGCCGGCGACCTATCGCGGCTTCAGCCGCGGCTGA
- the pqqD gene encoding pyrroloquinoline quinone biosynthesis peptide chaperone PqqD, with product MTGIADEVVPRFPHGVRFREDKARGTFILVAPERIFNADEVSVEILKRIDGRTRFADLLAALALVFTADLSVIRPDVESFLLDLQGKQMVEL from the coding sequence GTGACCGGCATCGCCGACGAGGTCGTGCCGCGGTTTCCGCACGGCGTGCGGTTTCGCGAGGACAAGGCGCGCGGCACCTTCATCCTGGTCGCGCCCGAGCGGATCTTCAATGCCGACGAGGTGTCGGTCGAAATCTTGAAACGCATCGATGGCCGGACACGGTTTGCCGATCTCCTGGCAGCCCTGGCCCTCGTCTTCACCGCCGATCTCTCGGTCATCCGTCCCGATGTCGAGAGCTTTCTCCTCGACCTCCAGGGCAAGCAGATGGTGGAGCTATGA
- the pqqC gene encoding pyrroloquinoline-quinone synthase PqqC → MMSPDDFVSALQEIGATRYHHLHPFQQRLNAGELTKAQVQAWALNRYYYQSQIPVKDSYILARLGTTELRRDWRSRIIDHDGDEENRGGIEKWIALTDGVGLDRDYVLSGEGILPGTRFAVDAYVTFVRERTLLEAVASSLTELFSPQAIGARVRGMLEHYDFISPETLAYFDKRPVQAKRDSDFALDYCLKHARRPEEQRAVLNALRFKCTVLWAQLDALHHAYVDPVMPPPDVWQPGMGEAKHGTVAPVGSGRT, encoded by the coding sequence ATGATGAGCCCCGACGACTTCGTCTCCGCGCTGCAGGAAATCGGCGCGACGCGCTACCACCATCTCCACCCGTTCCAGCAGAGACTGAACGCCGGCGAGTTGACCAAGGCGCAGGTGCAGGCCTGGGCGCTCAACCGCTACTACTACCAGTCGCAGATCCCGGTGAAGGACAGCTACATCCTCGCCCGGCTCGGCACGACGGAACTCAGGCGCGACTGGCGCTCGCGGATCATCGACCATGACGGCGACGAGGAGAACCGGGGCGGCATCGAAAAGTGGATCGCGCTGACCGACGGCGTCGGTCTCGACCGGGACTATGTGCTGTCCGGCGAGGGCATCCTGCCCGGCACGCGGTTTGCCGTCGACGCCTATGTCACTTTCGTGCGCGAGCGCACGCTGCTGGAGGCCGTCGCCTCCTCGCTGACGGAACTGTTCTCGCCGCAGGCGATCGGGGCGCGGGTGCGCGGGATGCTCGAGCACTACGACTTCATCTCGCCCGAGACGCTCGCCTATTTCGACAAGCGGCCGGTACAGGCCAAGCGCGATTCCGACTTTGCGCTCGACTACTGCCTGAAGCACGCGCGGCGACCGGAAGAGCAGCGCGCCGTGCTGAATGCGCTGCGCTTCAAGTGCACGGTTCTCTGGGCCCAGCTCGATGCACTGCATCACGCCTATGTCGACCCGGTCATGCCGCCGCCGGACGTCTGGCAGCCCGGCATGGGCGAAGCCAAGCACGGTACGGTCGCACCGGTCGGGAGCGGAAGAACGTGA
- the pqqB gene encoding pyrroloquinoline quinone biosynthesis protein PqqB, with product MRLFILGSAAGGGFPQWNCLCHVCRLHWSGDPRVTARSQSSIAATADGVHWLLLNASPDLRAQIMASPPLMPSCGADDAARRASPIAAVLVTNGDVDHVAGLLTLREKQAFDLYGTEGVLGVIADNPVYSVMDPACVTTRPVQMEQPFEPVPGLTVEIFPVPGKVPLYLERGEIDVGAEGDMTVGVRLSAGGRTAFYVPGCAFVPEHLAARVAGADVLLFDGTVFVDDEMQRAGVGAKTGRRMGHMPMTGEGGSIDAFDGRDVGDRVYIHINNTNPVLIEGSDERRAVEAAGWRVAHDGMEIVP from the coding sequence CTGCGGCTTTTCATTCTCGGGTCGGCCGCGGGAGGAGGGTTCCCGCAATGGAATTGTCTCTGTCACGTCTGTCGTCTCCACTGGTCGGGTGATCCGCGCGTGACCGCGCGCTCGCAGTCCTCGATCGCGGCCACGGCCGACGGAGTCCATTGGCTCCTCCTCAATGCCTCGCCCGACCTGCGGGCCCAGATCATGGCCTCGCCTCCCTTGATGCCCAGCTGCGGCGCCGATGACGCGGCGCGGCGCGCCTCGCCGATTGCGGCGGTTCTCGTGACCAATGGCGACGTCGATCACGTCGCCGGTCTTCTGACCCTGCGCGAGAAGCAGGCCTTCGACCTCTACGGGACGGAAGGCGTTCTCGGTGTGATCGCCGACAATCCGGTCTATTCGGTGATGGATCCGGCCTGCGTGACCACGCGGCCCGTGCAGATGGAACAGCCCTTCGAACCCGTTCCGGGCCTGACGGTGGAAATCTTCCCGGTGCCGGGAAAGGTTCCGCTGTATCTGGAGCGCGGCGAGATCGATGTCGGTGCCGAGGGCGACATGACGGTCGGCGTCCGCCTGTCGGCGGGCGGTCGCACTGCCTTCTATGTTCCGGGCTGCGCCTTCGTGCCGGAGCATCTGGCCGCGCGCGTCGCAGGGGCCGATGTCCTCCTCTTCGACGGGACCGTGTTCGTCGACGACGAGATGCAGCGAGCTGGCGTCGGCGCAAAGACAGGGCGACGGATGGGACATATGCCCATGACCGGCGAGGGCGGCAGCATCGATGCTTTCGACGGACGTGACGTCGGCGACCGCGTCTACATCCATATCAACAATACGAACCCGGTGCTGATCGAGGGATCGGACGAACGCCGGGCGGTCGAGGCGGCGGGATGGCGTGTCGCCCATGACGGGATGGAGATCGTGCCGTGA
- the meaB gene encoding methylmalonyl Co-A mutase-associated GTPase MeaB: MNRAPSDTDLLATRIAAGDRTALARAITLVESTRSDHRTAATALLDMLAERTGRSIRIGMTGVPGVGKSTLIDGFGTMLTALGHRVAVLAVDPTSVRSGGAILGDKTRMARLATDPAAFVRPSPSSGTLGGVAAKTRETMLLCEAAGFDVVIVETVGVGQSEITVADMVDLFVLLMLPGAGDELQGIKKGIVEVADIIAVNKADGENARRARLAAAELRAALNILGPRDPLWSPPVLTLSGQTGEGLAELWSAISRFCGVAEGAGTFAGRRAGQNVRWMWTMLDEALRRALLDHDGVAAAIAEGEADIVRGIRAPTAVAQAILQLFTAR; the protein is encoded by the coding sequence ATGAACAGGGCCCCGTCCGACACCGACCTCCTGGCGACGCGGATCGCGGCCGGCGACCGCACTGCCCTCGCGCGCGCGATCACGCTTGTGGAATCGACCCGCAGCGACCACCGGACGGCGGCGACGGCCTTGCTCGACATGCTGGCGGAACGTACCGGCCGGTCGATCCGAATCGGCATGACGGGGGTTCCGGGCGTCGGCAAGTCGACGCTCATCGACGGTTTCGGCACGATGCTGACGGCGCTTGGACACCGCGTCGCGGTGCTGGCCGTCGACCCGACATCGGTGCGCAGCGGCGGCGCCATCCTCGGCGACAAGACGCGGATGGCGCGGCTGGCGACGGACCCCGCCGCCTTCGTGCGGCCCTCGCCCTCCTCCGGCACGCTCGGCGGCGTCGCGGCGAAGACACGCGAGACCATGCTCCTCTGCGAGGCCGCCGGCTTCGACGTGGTGATCGTCGAGACCGTCGGCGTCGGCCAGTCGGAGATCACCGTCGCCGACATGGTCGACCTCTTCGTTCTCCTGATGCTGCCGGGCGCGGGCGACGAATTGCAGGGCATCAAGAAGGGAATCGTCGAGGTCGCCGACATCATCGCGGTCAACAAGGCGGACGGCGAGAATGCCCGCCGGGCGCGATTGGCGGCGGCGGAACTTCGCGCCGCGCTGAACATCCTCGGTCCGCGCGACCCGCTCTGGTCGCCGCCGGTCCTGACCTTGTCGGGCCAGACCGGCGAGGGCCTTGCCGAACTGTGGTCGGCCATCTCGCGTTTTTGCGGTGTCGCCGAAGGTGCCGGGACCTTTGCCGGTCGCCGCGCCGGCCAGAATGTCCGCTGGATGTGGACCATGCTGGATGAGGCCCTGCGCAGAGCCCTGCTCGACCATGACGGCGTCGCCGCGGCCATCGCCGAGGGCGAGGCCGACATCGTCCGCGGCATACGGGCGCCGACGGCGGTCGCTCAGGCGATTCTGCAGCTCTTTACCGCCCGCTAA
- a CDS encoding TIGR03808 family TAT-translocated repetitive protein, whose protein sequence is MSQSASFSSRRLFLAGALGVAGIAMASPLRAEMRKSGTGLGSSGLRGALDATSRGLTPSAGGDQTRLLQKLLDEAALSGETLFLPPGDYFADSLALPRVTRLAGVPGASRLFGPGLALTSAGAERIILDGLSIDGLAVPAGGTGRPLLDIADCPNLTVTECEIGNAAGNALDLTRSGGRIENCVIVRAGLAAIQSRDSSGLAIDGNRIEDCGNGGILVHRNSPGLDASIVTGNRLARIRADAGGTGQNGNGINLFRAHGVTVSNNQLDDCAFSAIRANGGSNAIIAGNQCRNSGETALYAEFQFEGAVISGNLVDGAAIGISIANFNEGGRLAVCTGNLVRNLRTKGPYPADAPGFGMGISVEADTVVSNNVVENAPLYGLKLGWGPYLRNVSATGNVFRLCPVGIAVTVVEGAGTAVLSGNVISGADRGAILGYRWSEAVTGDLAAEGARPPDHLTIAGNAG, encoded by the coding sequence ATGTCGCAAAGCGCCTCGTTCTCCTCCCGTCGCCTTTTTCTCGCCGGCGCGCTCGGCGTGGCGGGCATCGCCATGGCATCGCCCCTCCGGGCGGAGATGCGCAAGTCCGGCACCGGGCTCGGCAGCTCGGGCCTGCGCGGCGCGCTCGACGCCACGTCGCGAGGCCTGACGCCGTCCGCCGGCGGCGACCAGACACGGCTCCTCCAGAAACTCCTCGACGAGGCGGCGCTGTCGGGCGAGACCCTGTTCCTGCCCCCCGGCGACTATTTCGCCGACAGCCTCGCCCTGCCGCGCGTCACGCGGCTTGCCGGCGTACCGGGTGCCTCGCGCCTGTTCGGGCCGGGGCTCGCCCTGACATCGGCCGGCGCCGAGCGCATCATCCTCGACGGTCTCTCGATCGACGGATTGGCGGTGCCAGCAGGCGGGACCGGCCGGCCGCTCCTCGACATCGCCGACTGCCCCAATCTCACCGTGACGGAGTGCGAGATCGGCAACGCCGCCGGCAACGCGCTGGATCTCACCCGAAGCGGCGGCCGAATCGAGAACTGCGTCATCGTTCGTGCCGGACTGGCGGCGATCCAGTCACGCGATTCCTCGGGCCTGGCGATCGATGGCAACCGGATCGAGGACTGCGGCAATGGCGGCATTCTGGTCCACCGCAATTCCCCCGGCCTCGACGCCTCCATCGTCACCGGCAACCGCCTTGCCCGGATTCGCGCCGATGCCGGCGGCACGGGCCAGAACGGCAACGGCATCAACCTGTTTCGCGCCCACGGCGTCACCGTCTCGAACAACCAGCTCGACGACTGCGCCTTTTCGGCCATCCGCGCCAATGGCGGTTCGAACGCGATCATTGCCGGCAACCAGTGCCGCAACTCCGGCGAGACCGCGCTCTATGCCGAATTTCAGTTCGAGGGCGCCGTGATTTCCGGCAACCTCGTCGACGGCGCCGCCATCGGCATCTCCATCGCCAACTTCAACGAGGGCGGCCGGCTTGCCGTGTGCACCGGCAACCTCGTTCGCAATCTCAGGACAAAGGGCCCCTACCCTGCCGACGCGCCGGGCTTTGGCATGGGCATCTCCGTCGAGGCCGACACGGTGGTGTCGAACAACGTCGTCGAGAACGCACCGCTCTACGGCCTGAAGCTCGGCTGGGGACCCTATCTGCGCAACGTCTCGGCAACCGGCAACGTCTTCCGCCTCTGTCCGGTCGGCATTGCCGTCACGGTCGTCGAGGGCGCGGGAACGGCCGTCCTCTCCGGCAACGTCATATCCGGGGCCGACCGCGGCGCCATCCTCGGTTATCGCTGGAGCGAGGCGGTGACGGGCGACCTCGCGGCAGAAGGAGCGCGGCCGCCGGACCATCTCACCATCGCCGGCAATGCCGGATAA
- a CDS encoding asparaginase — MSNPILVEVTRGSRVESCHRGSVAVVDGEGESVHALGDIAALVFPRSAIKVMQALPLIESGAADRFGFGDKELSLACASHSGEEGHVALAADLLRRAGLDERALECGCHWPSDSGVARVLARQGRSPGALHNNCSGKHSGFLCTAVAMGEPTAGYIGADHPVQVRAKAAIEDLTGTALGEEDSGTDGCSIPTYAAPLQSFAHGFAKLVSGQGVSAERARAGQRLIAACMAEPWYMAGTNRACVALIEAAPGRVFVKTGAEGVFCGAVPELGLGFALKIDDGAGRAAEIATAATLAHIFRDRDPDVAGAYDALARKTLKNWNGIVVGELRAAQ, encoded by the coding sequence ATGAGCAATCCCATCCTGGTCGAAGTGACGCGGGGCAGCCGGGTCGAAAGCTGCCACCGCGGCTCCGTTGCGGTCGTCGACGGCGAGGGCGAATCGGTTCATGCGCTCGGCGATATCGCCGCTTTGGTGTTTCCCCGCTCGGCGATCAAGGTGATGCAGGCCCTGCCGCTAATCGAGTCCGGGGCGGCCGATCGTTTTGGCTTTGGCGACAAGGAGTTGTCGCTCGCCTGCGCTTCGCATTCCGGCGAGGAGGGGCATGTGGCGCTCGCGGCCGATCTCCTGCGCCGCGCCGGCCTCGACGAACGAGCGCTCGAATGCGGCTGCCACTGGCCGTCCGATTCCGGCGTCGCGCGCGTTCTGGCGCGCCAGGGCCGGTCGCCGGGCGCGCTCCACAACAACTGTTCGGGCAAGCATTCCGGCTTCCTGTGTACGGCCGTCGCCATGGGCGAGCCGACGGCAGGCTATATCGGCGCGGACCACCCCGTGCAGGTCCGGGCGAAGGCGGCGATCGAGGATCTGACCGGCACCGCGCTCGGCGAAGAGGATTCCGGCACCGACGGTTGCTCGATCCCGACCTATGCCGCGCCGCTGCAATCCTTCGCGCATGGCTTTGCCAAGCTCGTTTCGGGCCAGGGCGTTTCGGCGGAACGGGCAAGAGCTGGCCAGCGCCTGATCGCCGCCTGCATGGCCGAGCCCTGGTACATGGCGGGGACGAACCGCGCCTGCGTCGCGCTGATCGAAGCGGCGCCGGGCCGTGTGTTCGTCAAGACCGGTGCCGAAGGCGTATTCTGCGGCGCTGTTCCGGAGCTCGGTCTCGGCTTCGCGCTGAAGATCGACGATGGCGCCGGACGGGCGGCGGAGATCGCCACCGCCGCAACCCTGGCACACATCTTTCGCGACCGCGATCCGGATGTGGCCGGAGCCTATGACGCACTGGCGCGTAAAACGCTGAAGAACTGGAACGGCATCGTCGTCGGCGAGCTGCGCGCCGCCCAATAG
- a CDS encoding DUF3750 domain-containing protein encodes MRLFKILLLTLGVVYVAPALLAATLFWFGDHPASWGSADWSSAKMLPDPAASSEAAVYVMSARTGGLKGAISSHSWIVVKEKGARRYERWDKVGWGAPIRHNAYAADGRWYSNAPEIVVGRHGAEAEGLIPKIRAAVAAYPFAERGGYHIFPGPNSNTFVAFVLAETAGLAAALPPVAVGRDYPVGRDLVTLDRERGELRLSLFGYAGITIGRMSGFEVNLLGLVAGIDPERLAVKIPAFGTFALRPATV; translated from the coding sequence ATGCGATTGTTCAAAATTCTGCTTCTCACCCTCGGCGTCGTCTACGTCGCGCCGGCCCTCCTTGCCGCAACTCTGTTCTGGTTCGGCGATCATCCCGCGTCATGGGGTAGTGCCGACTGGAGCAGTGCGAAAATGCTGCCGGATCCGGCTGCGTCGTCGGAGGCTGCCGTCTATGTCATGTCGGCGCGGACCGGCGGGCTGAAGGGCGCGATATCAAGCCACTCCTGGATCGTCGTGAAGGAGAAGGGCGCGCGACGCTACGAGCGCTGGGACAAGGTCGGGTGGGGCGCACCGATCCGGCACAATGCCTATGCCGCTGACGGGCGTTGGTACTCCAACGCTCCCGAGATCGTCGTCGGCCGGCACGGTGCGGAAGCTGAAGGGCTGATCCCGAAGATTCGCGCGGCGGTCGCCGCCTACCCCTTCGCCGAACGCGGCGGTTACCACATCTTCCCCGGCCCGAACTCCAACACCTTCGTCGCCTTCGTTCTCGCCGAGACGGCAGGTCTTGCGGCGGCCTTGCCCCCTGTCGCCGTCGGCCGCGACTATCCCGTCGGGCGCGATCTCGTCACCCTGGACCGGGAGCGCGGCGAACTCCGCCTGTCGCTTTTCGGCTATGCCGGTATCACGATCGGCCGGATGTCGGGATTCGAGGTCAATCTTCTGGGCCTCGTCGCCGGCATCGATCCGGAACGGCTAGCGGTGAAGATTCCGGCCTTCGGCACGTTCGCGTTGCGGCCCGCCACGGTCTGA